The following proteins are co-located in the Aquarana catesbeiana isolate 2022-GZ linkage group LG02, ASM4218655v1, whole genome shotgun sequence genome:
- the LOC141129595 gene encoding olfactory receptor 52E8-like, giving the protein MEDQASNSSFSHTDFCLHGFPGISQSRQLFAIPIFFIAILILTGNFTMAYVIWTEKTLRLPMYILISLVFYWNISYAMTFMPKFLLGLMFELEQITLAECLTQMFFLYMAGTFSSNLLHLMAVDRYVAIVLPLHYHLIMTEKTLALLLFLSLVRSFLLVSLIVGFASKVQFCGSNIILNFACENMSLLNLGCGDMSGVQAVGLWVRILLTAIDGTFIVISYLRIFYTVMNLVEGKARDKARQTCSAHLLVAVVTYSSGLSSSIIYRMAHVISSDVQNTMSLLNYVIPAAADPIIYGAKMRAIRNSLKKRLCLKKTPTICDFCGCSVQSRKTRP; this is encoded by the coding sequence ATGGAAGACCAGGCCTCAAATTCTAGCTTCTCTCATACTGACTTTTGCCTGCATGGCTTTCCTGGGATCTCACAGTCCAGACAATTGTTTGCCATCCCGATCTTTTTTATCGCTATCCTAATACTGACCGGGAACTTTACCATGGCATATGTCATCTGGACGGAGAAGACTCTACGCTTGCCAATGTACATTCTCATCTCTTTGGTTTTCTATTGGAACATCTCCTACGCTATGACCTTCATGCCTAAATTCCTTCTTGGGTTAATGTTTGAACTGGAGCAGATAACGTTGGCAGAGTGCCTCACACAGATGTTCTTTTTGTACATGGCAGGGACCTTCAGCTCAAACTTACTCCACCTGATGGCTGTTGACAGGTATGTGGCCATTGTTCTACCCCTGCATTACCACCTTATCATGACTGAGAAAACATTGGCTCTGCTTCTCTTTCTAAGCTTGGTGCGGAGTTTCCTCCTTGTTTCTCTCATAGTTGGTTTTGCCTCGAAGGTTCAGTTTTGTGGATCCAACATCATCCTGAACTTTGCTTGTGAGAATATGAGTCTCTTGAATTTGGGGTGCGGAGACATGTCCGGGGTTCAGGCTGTTGGCCTTTGGGTGAGGATACTTCTCACAGCGATCGATGGAACCTTCATAGTGATATCTTACTTGAGAATATTTTATACTGTCATGAATTTAGTAGAGGGAAAGGCTCGGGACAAAGCCAGACAAACCTGTAGTGCACATTTGTTGGTGGCCGTGGTGACCTATTCTTCTGGATTGTCTTCTTCCATCATATATCGAATGGCACATGTCATTTCAAGTGATGTTCAGAACACAATGAGCTTACTAAACTACGTCATCCCTGCAGCTGCCGACCCGATCATCTACGGGGCGAAAATGAGGGCAATCAGGAACAGCCTGAAGAAAAGACTCTGCTTAAAAAAAACGCCAACAATTTGTGATTTCTGTGGCTGTAGTGTTCAGTCTCGGAAAACACGACCATAA
- the LOC141126406 gene encoding olfactory receptor 52K1-like has protein sequence MAILFGNCLLIYRIWVEKTLQSMMYTLISLLFVVNLSCTNTILPPFLVSLVLTEYQISLGSCLVQMFFIYLSVVMESAVVLLMAFDRHMAICRPLRYHEIMTNRLLGQLALLCVIRSIILVCPIVISVSKVQFCGSNIIEGFACENMVLLKLGCGDISKMHITGLVVRIFVSALDGSLILISYLDILHTTMKTVKGQAIRKALNTCSTHLIVAILIYTCGFLSSIVYRMGTAVPTNGQNLVSAIYFLFPATVNPIIYGLRVKEIRICLVRVYERRKFHVNRPTRPNPTNLVQSDESVLGERKVN, from the coding sequence ATGGCCATACTGTTCGGGAACTGTCTCCTTATCTACCGGATCTGGGTGGAGAAGACCCTCCAGTCTATGATGTACACCCTGATCTCTCTCCTCTTCGTGGTGAACCTCTCTTGTACAAACACCATCCTGCCTCCATTTCTGGTGAGCCTAGTCCTCACCGAGTATCAGATTTCTCTGGGCAGTTGCCTGGTGCAGATGTTCTTCATCTACCTATCAGTGGTTATGGAGTCAGCGGTGGTTCTGCTGATGGCTTTTGATCGGCATATGGCGATCTGCAGACCCCTTCGCTACCATGAGATCATGACCAACCGACTTTTGGGACAGCTGGCCCTCCTTTGTGTGATCAGAAGCATCATCCTTGTGTGCCCCATAGTTATATCTGTTTCCAAAGTTCAGTTCTGTGGCTCCAACATCATCGAGGGCTTTGCCTGTGAAAATATGGTGCTCCTGAAGCTCGGCTGTGGAGACATCTCCAAGATGCACATCACCGGCCTGGTTGTCAGGATCTTCGTCTCGGCGCTGGACGGGAGCCTCATCCTCATATCATACTTGGACATTCTCCATACCACAATGAAGACCGTGAAAGGACAAGCTATAAGAAAGGCCTTGAACACATGTAGCACTCACCTGATTGTGGCCATACTCATCTACACTTGTGGCTTCCTCTCGTCTATTGTTTACCGGATGGGTACAGCTGTTCCGACCAACGGGCAAAACCTAGTTAGTGCAATCTACTTCCTTTTTCCTGCCACTGTGAACCCAATCATCTATGGGCTGAGGGTGAAGGAGATAAGGATCTGCTTAGTGAGAGTTTATGAAAGAAGGAAATTCCATGTGAACAGACCAACCAGGCCCAACCCAACAAATCTCGTACAAAGTGACGAATCTGTTCTCGGTGAAAGAAAGGTGAATTGA